The nucleotide sequence TAAAATGAAAACTGAATAAATAGTGTTGCATTATGCCATTAATGTTCGTGAGTAATCCTTGTCCTATTTACATTATGTTACTATTTATGTGCTTGTTTACCAGGAATTGCTGCCCATGAACAAGATGAGTTGGCTACCATGATGCCCAGGGAGAAGATGACTTGGCCGCTCATGCTCATGCTCATGCTCATGCTCATGCTCATGGGCTGGGATTTAGTACccaggatggtgatgatgctgtcgCTGTCGCTGTGGAAGGTCAGGAGGTGTTGGTGTCGTTGCAGCTGGAATCATCGGTCAAGGCACACAAGATGCCACTGCTGTTGCTGTCGCTGTTGGTGATGATCAGGAGAAGAAGCCACTGGAGCAATGTACTAGTATCACCTCTTCCTCTTGTGGCTGGAGCAAGGTGATACTAGTGGTCAACAACAAACATGAAAGATGATGGTGCTAAGGACGATCAagaggcagtggagcaaggtgtcATTGTTGAACGAGAGGGCGCACCCATGGATGATGCCATtgctgttgatgatgatgattaggAGAAGAAGCCACTGGAGCAATCTAGTACCACTTATGGTGACTTGGGAACAACCATGGAGAATGCTGCTGCTCTTGTGCAAGTTCAAGAGCAAGTGGTGGAGCAGCTAGATGCCACCCAGCCAAGGGATGAACATATTGCTGCTGAGGGACAAGAGACACTGGGAGCTCATCAGCCGGGATCAACTGAGAATGCTGATGATGCTGTGCAAGTTCAAGAGGAAGTTGAAAGCGCAGATGCCACTGCTGTACATGACCATGACAAGGCAGTGGAGCAATGCACCACTGCTGATGACTTGGGAACAACCATGGAGAATGATGTTGTTAAGGATGATCAGGAGGTGCTGGAGCAAGGTGTCATTGACCAACGGGATGCAAGTACCCTAGATGATGTCAATGATGTCAAAGATCACGAGGTGCTGCTGCTAGGTGCCGTGGAAGTAACACGCGCTACCACAGATGACATTGCTGCTGTCGAGGATCAAGGAAAGAATGTGGAGCAATGTACCACTTATTATGACCTGGGAACAACCATCAAGAATGATGATGCTGTGGTGACAAGCAGGTGGTAAAGCAAGGTGTTGTCGATTTAACCATGGATGTGATGATGCTTCTGTTGTAGAACAAGAGGTGGTGGAGGAAGGTGTTGTCGATTTAACCATGGATGATGATGATTCTGTCCAAGATCACAAGCAGCAAGGTATCATTGACGGAACCGATGACATTGCTGTTGAGAAACAAGAGAAAGTGCTGGAGCAATGTTCAAGAGCAACTACGGATGCGTACACTGTCAAAGAAAAGGAGATGGTGGTGGAGCAAGGTGTCATTGACCCAAGGTACATGGATCTTGCCACGGAAGATCAGGTTAAGTTGTCGATCATAGACGACCAGGGTACAGTGCCCATGGATGAGGCAGTGGTGAAAGGCCATGATGAGGCAGTGGTGCAATATGCCAGCGATGCAATAGTAACAATCGAGGATGAGGCTCCTGTGGAGGAACATGATACGGTGGGGAATCAAGGTGTCATCGACGAAAAGGGCAGAACCAAGGATGTTATTGATGTGGAGGGACATGGCTATGTGAATGAACAGGTCATTGTCAATAACTGGGGTACATCCAGTGATGCTACTGCTTTGGAAGGGCATAAGAATGAGGCTGAGCCATGGATCGGTGAAGAACAGATAGCAGGCAAGGACATGGATGGTGTTCATGCTGAGGGGAACATGTTGGAGCAAAGGACCAGCGATAAACAGGGAGCAACACAGTCTGATTTCACTGTTGATAAGCTCAAGGATGTAGCGGAGCGTGTCCGCCATGGGTGGGGTGCACCTGAGGATGATCTTGCTATGGACAGGACAGCTTACCAAGGTACCAGAGATTGGGGTATAGTTAACAAGGAGAGGGTTAAGCTGCCTGAGGATGATTGTGCTATGGACACGGCAGCTTATCAAGGTACCGGAGATTGGGGTATAGTTAGCAAGGAGAAGTATAAGTTGCCTGCTAGAAGATATCCACAAAAGCCCAGAAAACTTAACTGCCCCTCTTACATGTCAAAAGGGACCTGCACATACGGGCCCTCATGCCACCTCAATCACCCACCGGTAAAATCTGCGTCACTTTACTGTCATATTATGTATTGCTCTAAACTTTTTTGGCAAGAAAACGTTGTTGGTTTCCGTACTTCGTTGAATGCTGCAATTTTGCTTAGCACAATAGGTTGTGTAAATTATCGCTGTCATATCCGCGCCATTTGTCATGCAGCTGTGTAGTTAGTACTGGGATCTATATTTCAATGCATTAAGCTCACACCTGCAGTCCCTGCTGGTATGCTTCTACATATATGTTCATATGCATGCCCTTTTTCTGTATAAAAAATGCAGTCTCTAGCATCCTTTCTGGTCCCTAGATAAGCAGGAGATGATGTAGCATCTTATAAGTTTTATGTGCTGATAATTGTAGTGGACGTTTGAAAGCCTGATTAATATGTACCTCATTCACTACTTTGTTCATGAGCTATTTAGTAACTTATCATCCTCTTTTTTGATGATGTTGTCACTGCAGCAGCTTAAATCTAGGTCAGATGAATCATGGCGTCCCTCTGAACGAAGGAACCATGGCGCTGCAGAAATTCTGGAACTGAACTGCCTTGGCCTTCCCATTAGAGAAGTATGCCTATGCTATCTTTTCATCTGTTGGAGTTGGTACTTATGATTTATATTGGAAAATGTTGAAACTGAATGGCAGTCCAAATTACTGTTCAGGGAGCAAGAAACTGTGACTACTCTATGCGAACTGGTGCTTGCAGATATGGCAAAAACTGCCATTTTAACCATCCAGACCATGTGATTGATGCTCAGTTCAATCCACCAACAGGGTGGGAGGATAATGCTTTGCAAATGGAGAAATCTTCTGATCATACATTAGATGAGACATCACGCATGAAGAAATCTTCCGATGATGCGACCTTCGATGACAGATCAGACATGAAGAAATCTTCCGATGATGCGGCGTTAGATGACAGATCACACTTGAAGAAACCTTCTGATGGTGCGATCGTAGATGACACATCATACTCAAAGAAGTCTTCTGACAATGACAACTCATCTAGCTCTGGTGTCCTGCCACCAAGCATATTTAGAATGCTTCTACCTCCCCCAAAAGTACTGCCTAGCACGGAAGGAAAGGCGAAAAAGGTACGTGCTGTTTCTTCCCTATATTATGCGATGTTTAGATCTGCATTTGCACACATCTCTTGGATATTGCTACTTTGCGACACTGCACTGTACATTCCTAGATTTTGACTGGTCTGTGCCTTTTTTTTTTTGCTAATTTCCTCCTATCTGCTTCATGCAGAAGTCAGACTGGTCATCAGACGATTCCGATGGTTGCTGTTCAGCAGATAGTTCAGATGGACCTTTGTGCAAGCAGGGGGAGCACGTGGATTACGCTGAGAGGCCTGGCAGACCAGAATATCACCACCCAAAACAGTCAAAAGACAAAGAAGAGGTAAACTATCCTGAGAGGCCTGGCAAACCAGATTGCCCCTTCTACATGAGATTTGGTGATTGTAAATTTGCATCAGCATGCAACTATCACCACCCAAAAGACAAATACCCAGCTGGGAGACCTGATGAACCAGAATGCCCATTCCTTATGAAGCGTGGGTACTTTAAACTTAGGGCACAATGTAAGTTTTATCACCCAGAGGCTTCAAATCCTACCATGCAGAGCCCAACAGATGCAAAAAGATCTGTTACCACTGATGAACATCATCCATCTACAGGAATCACATTACAAGACTATATGCTTCCCCAGCAACCGCAGTATCCTGAGAGGCCTGGTCAGCCGAGTGCCGGTACTACTTGCAGTTTGGGAAATGCAAATATCTGTCTGCATGTATATTTCACCATCCAAAAGATGGAGTTGCAGCTCACTCTGATCAGGTTGGACCTGGCATGCCAGATTGTCCTTTCTATATGAAAGCTGGGAAATGTCAATTTGGATCAGCATGTGAATTTCGTCATCCCAAAGATATACATTCAAGTTCAACTACAGAGGTATATTCTATTATCAGTGGTCAATGTTCAAGTAAACACTGTTGATTCAATCATAACTAGTTTGCAATTGTTCCTTTTTCTCTGGCTGATCCCTGTTGCATTTTTAGGCATGCCTTTAAGTATAGTAAATAGTACTGGTCAGCTCAGTCCTGTGTACTGGGAACTGGGAAAGACATCTTTACTAGCATTGACATTTATGCAAATGAAAACTGAATAAATTGTGCGTTGAGAATTCTTGTCCAATTTACAGTGAGTACAGTACTATTTTCTGTGCTTGTTTACTACCTCATCGTACGAATGAAATCTGTTCTGAACCTTTTCGGTTCCTATTGCACATCTGAACTCCGAATGTTTGAAGTATCCACACAACACAAAGATGGCCACTGAAAAAATGATGGTATGGACTATGGAGTGCTAGGAGAGGCTAAATagtaaatattactccctccgtcccacaatgtaaaatgtttttgcaagctaaaatagcttgcaaaaatgtcttacgttgtgggacagagggagtagttatctGTGTAGTAGCAAAGAATTTTTTTTAATCTACAATCTGAAGTGCAATGCAGGTTGCTCTTTATTTCTACAATGTTGATCATGATCTTGTTGATTTTTCTTCATTTATCAGAAGTAGAAATATGTATGTCATGTCACCCAATTGAAAGAACATAGATGCTCGGTTTTGTTACCAGTGAATGCTCATGGATGTCATTCTGTTCCAGGAAGCATTTTGTAAGAGAAGTGGGTCTGGGGCGTACCACAATTTGTCAAGGTCAGATAATGGTGTGGAGCAACAAGAGAGCATCATGTATCCTGAAAGGCCCGGTGAACCCAAGTGTGCCCACTACATGAGGCAGGGCTACTGTTAGTTTCAGATGAACTGCAAATACCATCATCCAGGAGACCGGCTGTCTAAGAAACAGTATGTATGTAAGACTCGTATAAATTTTCAGAAAAAGCTCGATTCCGCTGCCTTttagatgatgttgatgatgattttcTGCGAGTGTTGTTTCAATTGCAGTGAAGTCATCCGCAGCGACCACTTGAGCAAAGCAGGGACACGCTGGTTACCGCACGAATGCTACCAACGGAAAGGTAGGTACCTCTTGTGCAGTGATGTTGCTGATAGGAGTTGCTATTGCTTTGGAATTCTCCTGAAACAGCCTCCCCTTGACATGGCCGACTTAACTTGGTGcctgtttgttttgttttgttttgcagcATTGTCTTGATGTGTGAGCAGGTGTTGTTAGAGCAGGCTGGCTGGCTCAAGTGTGAGCGTGACTGACGACTGAAGAGAGAGGAGTAGGAGGATTCTGATGAATGAACTAAAGCTTGGAGCTAATATAATCGTCATCGTTTTTCTGGGGTTGTATGAGCGAGTAGTTGCTAGTTATGTCTGTTTTGAGCGCGTTTGAGCTGTGTTGGTGAAAGGTACGGCCACGACGACGCCGGCGGCCGGGAGGCGCTCGACTCCGTCTTCGCCCACATTGTCGGCGCCGAGGCCGCCATCGTGCGCCCCCAGGTTTTCCCATCCATCCCACATTCAGTTGCCACGCTCTGCTGACGACCTGAGCCTGAGCTCCGGGTGACGAACACTTGTTGTTGGTTTGGCAGTTCTTCTCCGGCACTCACGCCATCGCCTGCGCTCTGTTCGCGCTGCTGTGGCCTGGACACGAGGTAATTAATATGGACATGACTGAACCGAAACGCCAAATTCTGGCATTGTTTCTGCTGGACTCAGAGAACTGATGACAGACAGCTCCTACTACAGCTCTTGGCGGTCGCCGGGCCTCCCTACGACACCCTGGAGGAGGTCATTGGGATCAGGGATTCGGCCAATGTAGGATCGCTCAAGGACTTTGGGGTGACCTACCGAGAAGTTCCGGTGAGCTGATTATTCCCCTCCAGATATCTGCTACTACTCTGTGTTACATTGTGCTACTCTATGTTACTTTGCCTCTGCTACTCTGGTGTGTTACATTGTGCTTTTGAATGGCTTGCTGATGTGGATTCAGTTGTAGCTCGCAGCAGATGGTGGCCTTGACTGGGCGCGCTTGCTTGTGCCGTCAGACCGGAGACTGGGTGCGCGCTCATACAGAGGTCCTGTGGTTACTCGTGGCGCAAGAGCCTCGGCGTAGATGATATCCGTAGAGCCATCAATTTGATCAAGGCAAGATTATATCATTTGTATTTGGGGGGAAGCAGAGTATTCCATTATCTACTTAACTCATGTACATACTGTGGAGTAGGTACTGACATTGTTCATGTTTTGGGTCTCACTTCAGCTGCAAAATCCAAACTGCAAGGTCATGGTGGACAACTGCTATGGTGAATTCGTCGAGACATCAGAGCCTCCAATGGTGGTATGTTCACCATGGTCATCATCATATGAGTAACAGAGCAGCACAGCAGTCCTACCCAATTCTAATTGGGCATTTGCATGACAGGGAGCAGATCTTATTGCTGGCAGCTTGATAAAGAACCCCGGTGGTACCATTGCGCCGTGTGGTGGCTACGTTGCCGGGAAGAAAGATTTGGTTGCTGCAGCTGCAGCTCGCCTATCTGCACCGGGCCTTGGGGTGGAGTTTGGGTCCGCACCTGGACATGTTATGCGAGCGATGTTTCAGGGCTTGTTTCTTGCTCCGCAAATGGTTGGAGAGGCAGTAAAAGTAGGTTccttgtcagttctttgcctcttTGAGAAAATTATGCATGCAATTGCAAGTGACAAACTTATACTATCCACAGGGGGGTTTGCTAATTGCAGAGGTCATGTCAGCCAAGGGCTATAGAGTTCAACCACTTCCAAGGGCGCCACGCCATAATATTGTGCAGGTTGCTTTTAAGTTTAACTTTGATTAGTCTGAAAAGGCTTTAACATTAATTCACTAGCAAATGAGTATCCACACAAGCAAATATGACAGTATCCATGTATGATACAACATTACAACTTATTATTTTTGGATAAATCAGCATAGCAACTGTGATGTGTCACAAATTCAGAAAGCTGATGTAGTGAAAACAGATTGCAGAAAAATAAACATCAATAGAGTAGAGTAAGATAACTGATGAATGATGGTACTCTTCAAATGTTTAAATTTTGTGGAGAACACATGGCTGCAGAAACCATCTAAAAAGTTTGATCCTGACAGAAGGTCAAGCGGTCTCTTTAAGTCATTACACTCTGTGCCTGTCAGTGCTAACATATCGCGGCATCCTTAAGACCAAGGAAATATTTTTTTTTTACTCACAGGCAGTAGAGCTTGGCAACAGGGAGAGACTCATAGCATTCTGTGAAGTTGTCCAACAAACCTGCCCAGTAGGATCATTTATTACGCCAACCGCTGGGGAAACTCCGGGTTATGCTTCAGAGGTGTGTTTGTATACCCTCCACTATAAATGTGTGCTTATTGTTATTTGAGGGCAGTTTCTTCCATGTATTTACTATTTCGCTCTAACTGAGTTGTACTGTCGGCCAAAAATAGTTTCTGCATACTTTCCTTTTTGCTTTGATATAAGAGTGATTAGTTCACTTGA is from Triticum aestivum cultivar Chinese Spring chromosome 1B, IWGSC CS RefSeq v2.1, whole genome shotgun sequence and encodes:
- the LOC123149920 gene encoding uncharacterized protein YnbB; the encoded protein is MRAMFQGLFLAPQMVGEAVKGGLLIAEVMSAKGYRVQPLPRAPRHNIVQAVELGNRERLIAFCEVVQQTCPVGSFITPTAGETPGYASEVIFADGTFMDGSTSELSCDGPLRDPYAVFCQGGTHWTQWALVLGEVLKVIQLFVTRTMTHFWTGRS